From a single Apostichopus japonicus isolate 1M-3 chromosome 12, ASM3797524v1, whole genome shotgun sequence genomic region:
- the LOC139977530 gene encoding fibroblast growth factor receptor 1-like — protein sequence MSRNRRGNQRSSSSHQMKVLDKGPLDINQSINQKGGRRKELPEIPVDEDNSQNSHHSEGSEPNYYSTADAIVGNDPRMLNEKDISIIINIKIGKIYKRWMGSVNLAEETNKCVVVTTLTEKLIRKKEIHWEAFIRKCLELPASNHLAKIEAISIQSSKLFLISEHLNCENLHSVLSRDTKDKGDYYCCSSLSVSDVIKHVAGVLEGMDILKTFGFLHPGLTTKKVLLTKEGQVKLFDFCLAGDAPKVAALKKAQIPTVTLNQFPPEMLLLNQYTESSDVWSTAVVIWEIMAAGNPPFPVDKEVSCDEEAVTPSVPWPEKYLQIKDKILFDCWNHNCSLRPSIHHLRGTFVAIFEKLIADSSYEIPIPTTYLPMRAPDTAQPTYAEQIYHAGV from the exons A TGTCAAGAAACCGACGAGG AAACCAGAGAAGCAGCTCCAGTCATCAAATGAAAGTTCTTGATAAAGGACCCTTagatatcaatcaatcaa TCAATCAAAAAGGAGGAAG AAGGAAAGAATTACCAGAGATACCTGTTGACGAGGATAACTCGCAGAACTCGCACCATTCTGAAGGAAGTGAACCTA aTTACTATTCTACAGCAGACGCGATTGTAGGAAACGATCCCCGGATGTTGAATGAGAAAGATATTTCCATCatcataaatatcaaaatagGAAAAATCTACAAAAGATGGATGGGATCTGTCAATCTTGCTGAGGAGACCAATAAGTGTGTTGTAGTAACAACACTGACAG AAAAGCtcattagaaagaaagaaattcattGGGAGGCTTTCATCAGAAAATGTCTCGAATTGCCAGCATCAAACCATCTGGCGAAGATTGAAGCAATATCTATACAAAGCA GTAAACTGTTTCTTATTAGTGAGCATCTCAATTGTGAAAATCTGCATAGCGTCTTGTCACGTGATACTAAAGATAAAGGAGACTACTATTGTTGTAGTTCATTGTCAgtttctgacgtcatcaaacatgTAGCTGGAGTTTTGGAAGGAATGGACATCCTTAAGACATTCGGG TTCCTTCACCCTGGCTTAACAACCAAAAAGGTTTTACTAACCAAGGAAGGGCAGGTCAAATTATTTGACTTCTGTCTGGCCGGCGATGCACCAAAAGTAGCTGCTCTTAAGAAAGCACAG ATTCCTACGGTTACTTTGAACCAGTTTCCACCTGAAATGTTACTGTTGAATCAGTATACAGAATCCAGTGACGTGTGGTCTACAGCAGTAGTAATATGGGAGATAATGGCAGCCG GAAACCCACCATTTCCTGTGGACAAAGAAGTAAGCTGTGACGAAGAAGCGGTCACACCATCAGTACCCTGGCCGGAGAAGTACTTACAGATAAA AGATAAAATCTTGTTCGATTGCTGGAACCATAACTGTTCTCTACGACCTTCCATTCATCATTTGAGGGGAACATTCGTAGCT atatttgagaaattaatcGCGGACAGTTCTTACGAGATACCGATACCTACGACGTATTTACCTATGAGAGCTCCTGATACCGCTCAACCTACCTATGCAGAACAAATTTACCATGCTGGAGTGTGA